Proteins from one Lepidochelys kempii isolate rLepKem1 chromosome 6, rLepKem1.hap2, whole genome shotgun sequence genomic window:
- the PROX2 gene encoding prospero homeobox protein 2 → MNGSCVSEQDGDSSSSGHSGGQKEEPCLQRDSLFSSPSVSIISQLLNQTIVNRSLDPNFLFPSLQTTESPQEARDCPSFKEGTPTLASPLCYTPISSFGDTDQFYNEHLRAKRARVESIIRGMTLSPNPITLGTNGERDRERPVEKRSENYRENKRKQKLPQQQSPHVAQLAGRGRSSAKAEECHQLKEQLQVLQQQLRQLQEKFLQVYEFSDSDQSYERMAKTMHLLKGKCGDSLNESRQAATSDQHRTLLRRSISEMEEHKVSEEERRMEDLGELSSEERTFSETLKHELATVVSQTVDTVLKQILSKPSGHLAQLYNSLPISVSDSRREDFATEEYSSRKSLPGASSQNLVNSLTEAHTEALSLVMEKSPDFHAHPISSKIARKPCHVPNMNHPLVMTSQVQEKQILSQLLEYSQNSHWNSSPHRIASSPDWSSQESLDLPWRAVKLKSSVMRHQQYPMSLNTAEMENLTLLPARKAECGELQTVMDGMPFSSVHIQEALTPGHLKKAKLMFFFTRYPSSTLLKTYFPDVQFNRCITSQLIKWFSNFREFYYIQMEKFARQAILEEVTDSNHLMVSRDSELFRALNMHYNKGNDFEVPDRFLEVASRTLREFFSAVRTGKDSDPSWKKPIYKIISKLDSDIPDVFKSSSCLQELLQS, encoded by the exons ATGAATGGGAGCTGTGTCTCTGAGCAGGATGGAGATAGCTCGAGTTCAGGACACTCAGGTGGGCAGAAAGAAGAGCCCTGTCTCCAAAGAGACTCGTTGTTCTCTTCCCCCAGTGTGTCCATCATATCACAACTCCTCAACCAGACAATCGTTAACAGGagcctggatccaaacttccTTTTCCCTTCCTTGCAGACAACGGAATCACCCCAGGAAGCCAGGGACTGCCCATCTTTTAAGGAAGGGACACCAACCCTGGCCTCCCCTCTGTGCTATACTCCAATCTCCAGTTTTGGTGACACAGACCAGTTCTATAATGAACACTTACGAGCTAAGAGGGCCAGAGTGGAAAGCATTATCCGAGGTATGACCCTCTCACCAAACCCTATCACACTTGGTACCAATGGGGAAAGAGACAGAGAACGCCCTGTGGAGAAAAGAAGTGAGAACTATAGGGAGAACAAGAGAAAGCAGAAGCTTCCCCAGCAGCAAAGCCCACATGTAGCACAGCttgcaggaagaggcaggagcaGTGCCAAGGCAGAGGAGTGCCACCAACTGAAGGAACAGCTTCAAGTTTTGCAGCAACAGCTGAGGCAGCTTCAAGAGAAATTCTTGCAGGTTTATGAGTTCAGTGATTCAGATCAAAGCTATGAACGGATGGCGAAGACTATGCACTTACTGAAGGGGAAGTGTGGAGACAGTCTAAATGAAAGCCGTCAGGCTGCTACCAGTGACcaacacagaactcttcttcggAGGAGCATCTCAGAGATGGAAGAACACAAAGTGTCAGAAGAAGAAAGGAGAATGGAGGATCTGGGTGAACTGTCCTCTGAAGAAAGAACCTTTTCTGAGACATTAAAGCATGAGCTAGCCACAGTGGTATCTCAGACGGTGGacacagttttaaaacaaatattgtcCAAGCCATCAGGCCATCTGGCTCAGCTATACAACAGCCTCCCAATCTCAGTGTCAGACAGCAGAAGAGAGGATTTTGCCACTGAGGAATACTCCAGCAGAAAATCGCTTCCTGGGGCTTCCTCCCAAAATTTGGTAAACTCACTGACTGAAGCCCACACAGAGGCCTTGTCGCTAGTCATGGAGAAGTCTCCAGACTTTCATGCTCACCCAATCAGTTCAAAAATAGCTAGAAAACCCTGCCATGTGCCTAACATGAATCATCCCTTGGTCATGACTTCTCAAGTTCAAGAAAAACAGATTCTTAGCCAGCTACTAGAGTACAGTCAAAATAGCCATTGGAACAGCAGTCCTCACAGAATTGCCTCTTCCCCAGACTGGTCTTCTCAAGAGTCCCTAGATCTACCCTGGAGAGCAGTCAAATTGAAGTCATCAGTCATGAGACACCAGCAATATCCAATGTCCCTTAACACTGCTGAAATGGAAAATTTGACTCTTCTTCCAGCCAGGAAGGCAGAATGTGGAGAGCTGCAGACTGTGATGGATGGGATGCCCTTCTCCTCAGTCCAT ATCCAGGAGGCTCTGACCCCTGGCCACCTGAAGAAGGCCAAGCTGATGTTCTTCTTCACTCGCtaccccagctccactctgttgAAAACCTACTTCCCTGATGTCCAG TTCAACCGCTGCATCACTTCTCAGCTTATCAAGTGGTTCAGCAACTTCCGTGAGTTTTACTACATCCAGATGGAGAAGTTTGCCCGACAAGCCATCTTGgaggaagtcacggattccaacCACCTGATGGTTTCTCGGGACTCTGAGCTCTTCAGAGCCCTCAACATGCATTATAACAAGGGGAATGATTTTGAG GTCCCTGATCGCTTCCTGGAGGTTGCTAGCAGGACCCTGCGGGAGTTCTTCAGTGCTGTCAGGACAGGGAAGGACTCTGACCCCTCCTGGAAGAAACCCATTtacaaaataatttcaaaactgGACAGTGACATCCCGGATGTGTTTAAATCTTCCAGCTGCCTCCAAGAACTACTCCAGAGTTAA